One Tenrec ecaudatus isolate mTenEca1 chromosome 12, mTenEca1.hap1, whole genome shotgun sequence DNA segment encodes these proteins:
- the LOC142422805 gene encoding olfactory receptor 1F1-like — protein sequence MVMSWTNQSTVSEFLLLGLFWKPQLQQILITLFLTMYLATFLGNLLIILAISTDSRLHTPMYFFLSNLSFVDLCISSTIVPNMLINHILSSHTISFPGCLTQMYFFIMFISMDNFLLAVMAYDRFVAICHPLHYTTKMTHQLCALMVSGCWVIANGNALLHTLLMARLSFCADNRIPHFFCDVAPLLKLSCSDTHINEMVINTDGVLIMITPFICILVSYICITTAVLRVPSTKGKWKAFSTCGSHLAVVSLFYGTIIAVYFTPSSSHSAEKDIAAAVMYTVVTPMLNPFIYSLRNKDMKGALTKLSYRSILSTLFSKTDLFILLTIHVMDHCLLAVMAYDHFVAVCHSLHYTTKMEQLCSLLLAGISVITNQDALFIPY from the exons ATGGTCATGAGTTGGACAAACCAGTCCACTGTCTCTGAGTTTCTCCTCCTGGGCCTCTTCTGGAAGCCCCAGCTGCAGCAGATCCTCATCACGCTCTTCCTGACCATGTACCTGGCCACATTCTTGGGAAACCTGCTCATTATCCTGGCCATCAGCACAGACTCCCGCCTacacacccccatgtacttcttcctcagcaACCTGTCTTTTGTGGACCTCTGCATCTCTTCTACCATAGTCCCCAATATGCTGATCAATCACATACTCAGCAGTCACACCATCTCCTTCCCTGGATGTCTCACACAGATgtattttttcattatgtttattAGCATGGACAATTTCCTCTTGGCTGTGATGGCCTATGATCGCTTTGTTGCCATATGCCACCCTTTACACTACACAACAAAGATGACACATCAGCTCTGTGCCCTGATGGTTAGTGGGTGTTGGGTCATTGCTAATGGgaatgctctgttgcacaccctgctGATGGCTCGGCTCTCATTCTGTGCAGACAACAGGATCCCCCACTTCTTCTGTGATGTGGCTCCTCTCCTGAAACTCTCCTGCTCTGACACGCATATCAATGAGATGGTGATTAATACTGATGGGGTTCTGATAATGATCACCCCCTTTATTTGCATCCTGGTTTCCTACATTTGCATCACTACTGCTGTCCTGAGAGTCCCATCCACAAAGGGAAAGTGGAAAGCCTTCTCCACTTGTGGCTCCCACCTGGCTGTGGTTTCCCTCTTCTATGGCACCATCATTGCTGTGTATTTCACCCCGTCATCCTCCCACTCGGCTGAGAAGGACATTGCAGCTGCTGTGATGTACACGGTGGTGACCCCCATGCTGAACCCTTTCATCTACAGCCTCAGGAACAAGGACATGAAAGGGGCCCTAACAAAACTAAGTtata ggagcattctgagtacacttttttccaagacagatttgtttattcttctgaccATCCATG TCATGGACCATTGCCTCCTGGCCGTGATGGCCTACGATCACTTTGTTGCTGTGTGTCACTCCTTACACTACACAACAAAGATGGAACAGCTCTGTTccctcctgcttgctgggatttCGGTCATTACAAATCAGGATGCTCTGTTCATACCCTACTGA